The genomic segment agaatttctaattcatAAACAGTACTGAAGAACCATCAGACTTCCTTACTTGCACAATGCTACGACGATGTCTTGTTGAATAGAACagtagattgaaatattatgtatatataaacccctGTAATCAGTAGTTAACAATTCATGgatccaggtccaagagaccagagagattaatctgaatatatagtatataatttaactacattttaatatattaaagcaatgaataCAACTATTGAGCACGTAAATGCTGCCTTATAGCACTTAACCAATCGACATAAAAGAATGTTTCATCCGTTTTATTACTGTCACTTTTATCTGACACTTGTCACGTGATATGGTTGCTGAGAGTGGTTGCGAAATTCGAAACATACCAAACTCAAGATTCAAAGAACATTATAAGAACAACTgatacaaaataaattatagatatattgATTAATGTTATTACATGTACTCCATACTTCAATCCATTTTCTAATACAGTAAGAATAGACCATAATTATACaagttttaataataagatGCAACCTATTGTTTCAGTATGTTTGAGTCAAGctttttgataataaggttttttacaatttatGGATTGCAAAATATACTAacatataatgaattactTATTGGGAGTGATTATcgtatttttatattagGGTGGTAGTGCTTGGTTTTGTACCGTTCTTTCTGCATTTGGTGTTGTTATACTATCCGTTATAGCGCATCTGTTTAAGACAAATCATGAATCTTTTGTTGGTTCAATTAATGACCCAGAAGATGGTCCTGCGTATGTATCGATGGCATTTCTAAATCAGTTTCGATTATGCTCTTTTTACTAACATATTTATACTATTCATGGTTTACTGTTCACATTGAATTAtgaattatcaattttaacTTACAGCGTTGCTCATACCGTTTATCTAGCTGCATTAGTATATTTAGGGTTTTTCGTATTTTGTGGTTTCCAAATATACTTAATAAAGAGAAAAccatcaattgaattacGTTAGTGTTATAACAGTAATACCCATTTCCGAATATTAAACCATCATGTATAAGGCCATGATTGCCGTATACATTTCAAGAGGCTGTCAAAAGGACATCCTGTTTGGACGTGTGCCTACATTTTTATAAGcaataatatatctaaatGAAGAGCAAAAACTAACCACAGTTTTCTTGTCTTCttaaatcattataataaaatttatctCATAcgattttatttgattatttatgTAAAACAAATCACATCTAATTGTTGAATGATATCCGCTCGTTATTGTTCGATATAATACTTTCATAACATATTGcaatgaatttttcactCGCTtgtttttaatgaaaaccGTGAATGTTTAGTTtaacattaaatattataatatattatataaactatTATTACAAGAAGGAAGTTGGATATTTGGTTATATATCTACCAAAGAAACAGTTAGCTTATTCGAGGGTCAGTGACTCAAAGTATACCATGGTTAGAGAAGATAAGGATTTAGATagttttttaaaaaacGTAGAGGATATAGACCAGAGGAGACAAAATGGCCAAGGGAGAAAAACAACTACTGCAAAAAAGCCACCAATTGTCGGTAAGAAACCATTTCATTTGAGCACTTCTGATAAGGAGGAAAGCTTACGGGTTGCTAAAGGGATACTGGATGGTTCTTACAAAGAAACAGATTCTTACAAGGCGATTATTGATGGACCTGATGATCAAGATTCTACGCTTGAGGTCGATTATATATCTGAATACAGCGTGAACTTATCGCCGTCAAATCCGTCCTCACCAAAGAAGCCTAATAATCAGAAAGATGAAACTATTACTAACCAGAATAAGAAATTCCTTATTTCCGAAGAGGAGTATGCACTTCTTCAACAATTAAAGGACCAGAAAAATAACGAAAGTAccaataaaaaagaaaaggtCAAAGAGGATTTTACTATTCCAAGCAGAGGTAAACCGAGACATCTTCGTGATGATCCAAATGAGATCAAAGAGTCTCATAGAGATCGTAGAGGTTATGAACATCCTCATAGAAGTAAGGAACACACTCACAGAAATCATGATCATTCTCATAGAAGCCATGACTATTCTCGGAGAATTCATGACTATACTCATAGAACTCACAAAAGTAATGAAAGTAGTCACAGATATAGATCCATGAGAAATGAACTGGAAGCTGATGATAATGTAGAGGTAGAAGCGCCGCCATCGCTACCAAGGAGAAGATATAAATTGAGTCAAGATGGGAGTAAAGTTGAAGATGAGGAAAGACCACCACCATTGCCTATTAAACctcaaagaaaaataataaataacagAAGCGATATCAAAAATGTGTCTGGGGAGGTTGaatcaaatcaaataaGGGATCACGCCCAAAAACGAGATGATGTAGAGGAAAGACGTAGGGatagaattgaaaatattaattctCAAGATTCATATATACCCGTTATAGATAGAAGCTCTAAACCTAAATATGATGCTAAGCCTGTTGTGAATCGCGAAACTAAGCCATTTAGCAGCTCCAAAAATACTTCAAAAGAATCTGTAGAAAAGGTCGAATTCGacaaaactgaaaaaaCAAAGGCTATTGCTAATAAACCAAAACCTCCACCACCCAGTTCCAGATCAATGGCCCAGCCAAAATCTTATATGGAATCGTTAGAAACTAACAAACTGACTAAAGCAAGTTCGTCTACCTCTGACAAGAGCTTAATTTCAACTTCTAAGGCATCCTCACTAGATTATTTGGATTCAGCACAAAATAGAGGACCACCTGTTCcggaaaagaaaaaaatatcagcTTCATATAAGGTACCCTcagataaagaaaaatcaaatggTTTTATTGGATCAGCTTTAAAATCTAACAAAACTCCTACTGATGAGATCAAGCGTTTGAAACCGGAAGTTCCTCCTAAGTGTAACGGTATTATTTCAACCAAAAGTGACAAAAGCTCGAATCCTGAAAATGATCTAAATAACAATGCAGAGACTAAAGATAAGCCTGATCTTCCGCCCAAGAAAAAAGCGTTAGATACCTCATTAGATGGGTTGAAAAAACTTCAGCAACAAAAGCCTGATGTTCCCAACAAGAGTCCTGATATTGCATTTCCGAAAGTAAAACTGAAAgcaatttcaaaacaagCACCAGATGTgccaaaaaagaaacaaccATTTGCagatttaaaattgaaaccaGTACAAAAACCAAAGCCTGTTATTCCACCAAAAAAGCTTGATATTGAATTACCTGAATTAAAAGCGACCAAGCAGGAAAAGATACAAATAGAAGAAAACGTTGAAATAAACAAGGTCAGCTTAAAGAAAACATCAGTAAATATAGTAAAGactaataatgataacaataatCAAATCCCAGAAGCATTACTAAAACATAAATCACTGGCAAAAGCTAAGACTGCTCCTTTAGTTCCTCAAAGAAAGATTTCAATGCCAGAAGCCCTCGCTAAATCTAAAACTATTAGGGAAGCTTCTAGCAAGGATAAAATCGTTGGTGGTGAAATAGGCAAGAAGAGACCACCACTAACACCCCCTGTTAGAAAGGAATTGACGCCAGCTGAAAAGTTGGAGGCAATTCTACAGACACCGAATCCATATGTAAAAAATCCTGTGTCTAGATCATCGACCAATTCTGACATTTCAACAAACTCATTTACCCTTCTtgataaaagaaaacagaCAGCATATTATCTGACAAATCCAAAAGTAGTAATAGCAGCTCAACATCATTGAATCACATAAACAAGTCAAGAGCCAAAGGTCctaaaagaaaattacCAAAATCTCTAAGTTGAGCTTGCTGATAAACAGGtctttatctttataagtttgtaaaacaatattatagTAGACTTAAAATAGTCATTTTCTAGTTGCATCTTATCTCTGTCTTGGGTTAGTAAAGTTTAGAAAATAACCTGAACTGTAAATCTGGGATGATGTTTTCGTTAGAGAGAACTATTTtgtgtttattttatcagATAGTTTGGTTTTTGGATGGCCAGCAGCTTTAGAAAAAACGGTTGTATTATCAACACCTTTTTCAGTTGTCACATCAAATGGATTAAAATGAACCAAGTGTTTCATAAGTGAAAAGGTTACAACttctaaatataaattctGTGTCATCAGCAATGTTACTGGAACTAATCAGGATATGTTTTTCTATAACAGAGGAATAAGTATGGATCAAACTGTATCGATTTGAGATAAATAACCTCAAGTCATCTTAAACTAACTTGATGTCAATTAATTCTGATATAAAACTCAGTTCTGAAAGGGgaatgtttttttttcatcaacACACCAGTACATATTTATGGTAGGCCACTGTGCATCGTCAACTTATATATGTTACGAACTAACTTGCGCTTCCCAATTCGTCGATGTTTTAAGGTTTGTGAGGTTACAGAATTTATCcgtgatatttttttaaggTTTATTGTAATGAATATGACAAATTCTATTTAGTGtgtatataataatatatatagtcCAGGGACAAGATAGTAGTTCTTTCTACTAGTAGTTTCAATCCATACATCTATCTGAAACCTTTAATttactttttctttttaataaagaGTTTTCAGGAACAAAACTTAAAGTTTCTAAAATGTCATGTACTGCTAATTTTCCAGATCATTTGCTTAATTTGATCAAAAAGTCGAAATATCTTCATCTAGCTACCTCATCAACAGAATGTGTACcatcaatttctttaatgaattaCATATATGTCCCACAAGATAAGTTATTTCGACCTGCTGACATATatgattatattatttttgcaACCCCTCAAAATACAGAAAAATATCACAACATGGAAGCAAACCCTGTGGTCGCTCTGTTATTTCATGATTGGGTGACAGCTAACAACCTATCcattaaaaagaaaagtcTCTCCCAAACTAACACACCAGAACCAGGGGCTAGTGGTATTGTGGAGTCTGCACCTCCTAGCAAATTGTTAAATCTTCTACAAGAACTTAACCAAGCTGAACTAAATGAGATGAGTGCAACCATCATTGGCCATGCATATATCGTATCTCAAGATTCTGAAGAAGAATCTCATTACAAAAAGTTATTGTTGAAGGTAAACCCTGATGCATCTGCATTTATATTGGGTGAGGAAACTGTGGTAGTGAAAGTGAAAATCGAAAGCTGCAAAGTAACTGatacttcaaataataCCAAAATATACACTTGATATGAATACCTAACTGTGATGTGAACAATTGAAGGTAAAATATAACttactttatttttattctgCAAATCTACATAGAATTAAttatctattattattattattattattattattactatcatatgaaaataaaaatatcgatACATGTCAGAGTTCAAAGAGTGTTTATATCTCTTTCAACACTTCTATCTATAAGTTATGGTATATTCAAGAATTATCAATGCATAATAATTAGGTAACAATTTTTATAGAAATGTTATGATTCTCCACCTAATTACCTTCTTGACCAAAGTCACTTGTGAATTCTTCTTGCCTTTTAAgatcttcttcattaacTGTTGGTctatttgtttttatagCCTTTAGGAAATCTGTTATGGTTAATACAGGttcttttaattctttaGCCTCAATATCTACCCAACTCATTTCAGTGGCATTTGGAGCCCCTGGGGAACAAGGCGTCCACAGTTTTTTTTGATCATCTTCTGATACATCTTTAAAATGAGTAGCACTTTGTATCTTTCTAATTGGTTCCATCAAGGCATCTTTTACAGCCACT from the Tetrapisispora phaffii CBS 4417 chromosome 9, complete genome genome contains:
- the TPHA0I03170 gene encoding uncharacterized protein (similar to Saccharomyces cerevisiae YPR170W-B; ancestral locus Anc_7.526), translated to MQPIVSGGSAWFCTVLSAFGVVILSVIAHLFKTNHESFVGSINDPEDGPAVAHTVYLAALVYLGFFVFCGFQIYLIKRKPSIELR
- the BSP1 gene encoding Bsp1p (similar to Saccharomyces cerevisiae BSP1 (YPR171W); ancestral locus Anc_7.527) → MFSLTLNIIIYYINYYYKKEVGYLVIYLPKKQLAYSRVSDSKYTMVREDKDLDSFLKNVEDIDQRRQNGQGRKTTTAKKPPIVGKKPFHLSTSDKEESLRVAKGILDGSYKETDSYKAIIDGPDDQDSTLEVDYISEYSVNLSPSNPSSPKKPNNQKDETITNQNKKFLISEEEYALLQQLKDQKNNESTNKKEKVKEDFTIPSRGKPRHLRDDPNEIKESHRDRRGYEHPHRSKEHTHRNHDHSHRSHDYSRRIHDYTHRTHKSNESSHRYRSMRNELEADDNVEVEAPPSLPRRRYKLSQDGSKVEDEERPPPLPIKPQRKIINNRSDIKNVSGEVESNQIRDHAQKRDDVEERRRDRIENINSQDSYIPVIDRSSKPKYDAKPVVNRETKPFSSSKNTSKESVEKVEFDKTEKTKAIANKPKPPPPSSRSMAQPKSYMESLETNKLTKASSSTSDKSLISTSKASSLDYLDSAQNRGPPVPEKKKISASYKVPSDKEKSNGFIGSALKSNKTPTDEIKRLKPEVPPKCNGIISTKSDKSSNPENDLNNNAETKDKPDLPPKKKALDTSLDGLKKLQQQKPDVPNKSPDIAFPKVKLKAISKQAPDVPKKKQPFADLKLKPVQKPKPVIPPKKLDIELPELKATKQEKIQIEENVEINKVSLKKTSVNIVKTNNDNNNQIPEALLKHKSLAKAKTAPLVPQRKISMPEALAKSKTIREASSKDKIVGGEIGKKRPPLTPPVRKELTPAEKLEAILQTPNPYVKNPVSRSSTNSDISTNSFTLLDKRKQTAYYLTNPKVVIAAQHH
- the TPHA0I03190 gene encoding pyridoxal 5'-phosphate synthase (similar to Saccharomyces cerevisiae YLR456W and YPR172W; ancestral locus Anc_7.529) — protein: MSCTANFPDHLLNLIKKSKYLHLATSSTECVPSISLMNYIYVPQDKLFRPADIYDYIIFATPQNTEKYHNMEANPVVALLFHDWVTANNLSIKKKSLSQTNTPEPGASGIVESAPPSKLLNLLQELNQAELNEMSATIIGHAYIVSQDSEEESHYKKLLLKVNPDASAFILGEETVVVKVKIESCKVTDTSNNTKIYT